A window of the Anoplolepis gracilipes chromosome 11, ASM4749672v1, whole genome shotgun sequence genome harbors these coding sequences:
- the LOC140671292 gene encoding uncharacterized protein yields the protein MKISQKVLNTHSTNNFLSRGRKIDDIMVTCFMTSSIPNDLADRETINQCSSPKHLRSNIHTMKNVRRCLFEENNNSKHSEENNNKENIQGDIENDDEDVENDDEEDIAHEEQIAASEKVNPKKLERKQIKDGLNYKDYFNIHKRYEKVSNKKIYLGEDITVGLLSWEITKSRRKPSLFFNDVLLYIWPENILKNRCLDEKRTTYKSSDGVVKVLTPRKLSLALSLYNDYLIDELHVSDERRIKYLCDSFNIIYSKIRDVRKKYK from the exons ATGAAAATTAGTCAGAAAGTGTTGAACACACACAGCACAAACAATTTTCTTAGTCGAGGGCGGAAAATTGATGATATAATGGTAACATGTTTTATGACATCTTCTATTCCTAATGATTTAGCAGACAGAG aaacgaTCAATCAATGTTCTTCGCCAAAACATTTACgaagtaatatacatacaatgaaAAACGTGAGAAGATGCTTATTtgaagagaataataattcaaagcaTTCagaggaaaataataataaagagaatatacaAGGAGATATAGAAAATGATGATGAGGATGTAGAAAATGATGATGAAGAGGATATAGCACATGAAGAGCAAattg CAGCTTCAGAAAAAGTAAATCCCAAAAAATTGGaacgaaaacaaataaaagacGGATTAAactataaagattattttaacattcacAAACGTTATGAAAaagtatcaaataaaaaa atatatttaggAGAAGATATAACAGTGGGTTTACTTTCTTGGGAGATAACGAAAAGCCGACGAAAGCCTTCCTTGTTTTTCAACGATGTACTACTTTATATCTGgccagaaaatattttgaaaaataggtGCCTTGATGAAAAGAGAACAACATACAAGTCATCCGACGGTGTAGTTAAAGTATTGACTCCAAGAAAACTTTCTTTAGCACtat CTTTATATAACGACTACCTTATCGATGAATTGCATGTCAGCGatgaaagaagaataaaatatttatgtgattctttcaatattatttattcaaaaataagagatgttcgaaaaaaatataaataa